In one window of Niallia sp. Man26 DNA:
- a CDS encoding sigma-70 family RNA polymerase sigma factor, protein MILSKEESHPKRREEILRELIGLYAESIKMLAYTYVKNWSAAEDITQDVFIKCYEQLEGFRGDSTYKTWLYKITRNKCKDYLKSKWYRSFIPTDFMKEKIETAEELSTEDQVINKFDDLELSQKVLTLPTKYREIIILFYYEELKIKEIQTLTNLNADTIKTRLRRGKQMLQKNVERG, encoded by the coding sequence ATGATATTAAGCAAAGAGGAATCCCATCCAAAGCGACGTGAGGAAATATTAAGAGAACTTATTGGTCTCTATGCAGAAAGTATTAAAATGTTAGCTTATACATATGTGAAAAACTGGTCAGCTGCAGAGGATATTACACAAGACGTATTTATAAAGTGTTATGAACAATTGGAAGGTTTCAGAGGGGATAGTACATATAAGACATGGCTTTATAAGATTACCCGAAATAAATGTAAAGATTATTTGAAAAGTAAATGGTATCGATCGTTTATTCCTACAGATTTTATGAAAGAAAAGATTGAAACAGCGGAGGAACTTTCTACTGAAGATCAAGTAATAAACAAATTTGATGACTTAGAATTATCCCAAAAGGTATTAACCCTGCCGACTAAGTATCGAGAAATTATTATATTATTTTACTATGAAGAGTTAAAAATTAAAGAAATACAAACTTTAACAAATTTGAATGCTGATACTATTAAAACTAGGTTAAGGCGAGGAAAACAAATGCTTCAAAAGAATGTAGAAAGGGGTTAA